The genomic interval ACCACCCTGCTTAAGGTCATCTGTGACCTGCCCGAAATCGCGGCTGGACGCGTTCTGCTCCTTGCCCCGACCGGCAAGGCGCGCGTCCGCCTTGAGGAGGCCACCGAGCGCCTGGGTGAGGGCATGACCCTCGCCCAGTTTTTGCAGCGCCACGAGCGTTACGACGGCTTGAGCGGGCGCTACTTCCGCAATCCAGAGGCCCCGCGCGAGAAGGGCTACCGCTCCGTCATCGTCGACGAATGCTCGATGCTGACCGAGGACCAGCTTTCCGCACTTATTGACGCAATCGAGGGAGTCGAAAGGCTGATCCTAGTTGGCGATCCTCGCCAGCTACCGCCGATCGGCGCCGGCAGGCCATTCGTCGACATTTGCCGGCACCTCTGGCCCGAAGACGCCAAACCGAAGTTCCCCAGAGTGGCTCCTGGATACGCCGAGTTGACGATAATCGGTCGGCAGCGTGGTCACGACAGGGGCGACGTGCTGCTGGCCCGACAGTTCAGCGGTGAACCTCTTGATGCTGGTGCGGACGAGGTCTGGGACACCTTGCAGCGGGGAATGCTGTCGCACGTCCGAACCGCGCGCTGGAGTCTGCCCAGCGATTTAGAGCCCGTCCTCGCCAAAGAACTCGTTCGAGGATTGAAGCTGGCGGACGAATCGGACCAGATTGGCTTCGAGCGGAGCGTCGGTGGCAGCGAATGGGAAGGCCACATTCTGTTCTGGGCGCGTCGGGCCGGTGAAGCCGAGTGCGGTGCTGCAGCAAGCTCGCACAACTGGCAGATACTATCACCGATTCGTGCTGGCCTGTCGGGCGTTGATGCAATCAACCTGGCAGTGCAGCACCGGTTTCGAAGCAAGGTGCGGGAGCGGGCGCAGACTAAATACGCCAAGATTCCAAAGCCAGCTGGGCCCCAGGGCGTACTCTGGGGGGACAAGGTCATCAACCTTCGCAACAACGGGCGCCGACGGACCTATCCTCGCCAAGAGCGATCCTACCTCGCAAATGGGGACATTGGCGTGGTAGTCGGGGGCTATCGGACGGCGAGAATGAAGTTCCGGCCCAGAGACTTAGAAGTCGAGTTCGCGAGCCAACCCGGGGTGAAATTCACGTACTATGCTGGCGAGTTCTCTGGTGAAGAGGGTTCCCCAGATCTCGAGCTTGCCTACGCGCTGACAGTGCACAAAACTCAAGGGAGTCAGTTTGGGCAATCGTACCTTGTTCTTCCGCGCAATTGCCGTCCGCTCTCGCGGGAGCTGCTCTACACGGCAATCACCCGGCACCAAGAGGAACTCGTAATCCTTCACGAAGACGAACTTGGGACACTACGCCGGTACGCAGACCCGTCCGCTTCTGAAATCGCCCGCCGGATGACCGACCTGTTCACCAATCCGGGCCCGGTTGAGGTCAAGACAAGTTCGGGGCCGCGCTTCCTCGATCGTCACCTTCTGCACCGAACGAGCCGGGGCGAGTTCGTTAGGTCGAAGTCCGAACTCGCTATAGCCGAAAAGCTAAACGGCATGGGCATCGCCTACGTATATGAGCAGCCTTTGTTGCTCGACGGCAAAACCCGCTGGCCCGACTTCACCATCGCCGACGGCGAGTCGGGTGTCACTTATTACTGGGAGCACTTGGGTATGTTGTCGGACCCGCAATACACTGCGCGATGGCAGGCCAAGCGAGCCGCGTATCTCGCGGCAGGTATCCGACCGATTGAGGAAAACGCGGGCGGGGACGTGTTGATCGAGACACGAGAGATTGCTGGTACTGGGCTTGATATGGGTGAGGTGGAAAGGTTGGCGAAGCTCATGACTCCTTAGGCAGCGTCGGTCACGTTACCGAATTGGATCTAGAGCTGTTCCCAGTCACGTAGCAATGGCCAAGTCGTTCTCGTAGCCGGCTGCGGTCAGGTAGCTGCGTCACTCCTGCGGAGCGAAGCGCGTGAATGCCCGGCCGATCGCCGCCCAGAGATCCGGGATGGTGCGGGCGGCCGCGCTCCGCAACAGCACATTCAGCTTTGCGAACACTTGCTCGAGCGGGTTTGAATCAGGGCTGTAGGACGAAATGTAAAGCAGCAGCGCTCCTGCAGCCTTGATCGCGTCCTGCACGCCGGCGACCTTATAGGCTGGCAGGTTGTTCGCGACCATGATGTCACTTCTCTCTTTGACAACAATGCGACTCATAGTATCTATAGATTGGCGCATTGCGAGCCCAATAAGGTAAAAATGATCGATAATATAAAATTATGCCAGGAGACAATACTCTGATAGCGGGCATTGTTCACTTAACCTAGCTTCGCGCTTCACCCACGAACCATCAAGCCATCTTCCTGTTATGCTGTAGGTCCGAGTTCATCGCCTTGTCGGTGCAGTCCTGGATTATGGCGGTCAGTTGCCAAACGCCTCACACCGCAGCGGATTCACCATGCCAGAAAAGCTGCGTCTTGCTAGCTCTCGCCTGCGAAGTGAACCGCCTGCCCAGCGGGCAAATTACCGCAATTTCTGCTCAAGCAATTCTTTTCGTTGCTTCCAATCGGGCATAATCGTCGTAAGAAGTTCGAGCCATTTCTGGCTGTGATTGGGATAGAATGCATGCGTGAGCTCGTGGCAGAGGACATAGTCGATCTGGTTAGGTGTAGCTCGGATTAAATCCGCGTTCAGGACGATGCGGCCCTGCGGGGTGAAGCTTCCCCAGCGCTTTTGCAAACGCCGGATAATGAGCTTCGGCCGGCTCAATCCGCGGCGGGCGAAGGGCGGCATGACTGAAGTCAAACGTTCGGGGAAGACCTCGCGCCCCTTGAGGCGGTAGAAGCTTTCGAGAACGCGCCGGACGTGGCCTGCATCGTTCGGATCACGCGCTGTCACCACGAGCCGCGGCCCGTCGAGCCGCGCGAACGCCTCCGTCCCGGCCTCGATCGCGAGCCGGTAGGTGACGCCGAGCAGGAGGTGACTCTCGCCGGACACGAAGTGCCGCGGATTCGATACGGGCCCGCGGGACGCTACGGCTCCGCGCTGGCGTTGTATCCACAGCGCCTTGCGGTTTACCCGTGCGAGGATCTGGTCGTCAGTCGCATGGCTTGGCGCGTAGACCGTCACGCCACCATTCGGGCTCACCTCGATCTTTAGGACGTTCCGCGACGTACGGAGCACCACCAAAGGGATCACCTCGCCGCCCATGTCGAGGGTCAGGCTCTCCGGCGACAACGCAGCCGTCACTGCGCAAGCCTCAGCCGAGCGGAGGCGAGAACGTCGTCCACGATCGCGTCGAGCAAGCCCGGATCCAGCAGGAGGCCACGGCGGTCCCGTAGCTCGCCGAAGAAGAAGTCGTCCGCGTCGTTCCGGATCTCGTTCTCGATGTCGCGATCATGCTGCCAGCCGATCTTTCGGCGCGCGCTGACGATCCGGGTTAGCTCCAAAGCGATGTCGGCGGCGAGTTCGCTGTCATCCAGCCCGGCGCCAGACAGGTTCCGACGGGCAAGCCCCCAGAACACGACCGCGTGCCCGTCCTCGTTCTTGAGACGGCCCGGCGTCGGATCGCCCTCGTCCTCGCGGCGCTCGACGCGGTCGCGCAGCTCGCGTACGCGCTGGAGGTAAGTACGCTCGTTGAGCCGACCCTCGTGGAAGCGTCGGATCGTTTCACGAATCAGATTTGAGAATTTTTCGAAGAAGATCGGATCCTCGTCCCACTTCTCCTCGATCGATCGCGTGAGCTGGTGCGCAATCGTGTCCGCGATAGAGGCGTCGCTTTCGCGTCCTTCCTGCCGGCGCCGCTCCACCGCGATGTCGTCGAAGATGTTCAGCGGCTGGATTACCTCCACGACCTCGCGCGCGATTACGTGCCGGTCGAGCAGCTGTCGAACGCGATGCTCGTAGTCGCGCCAGTCGACGCGTTCCGCGTAGCGGAGGCTGACCGCGGCTTTCAGGGCCGTGAAGCGGACGAGGTCCTCCTTCCACCGGCGAATCTGCTCCGGTGGGGTCTCTTCCACGAAGCGCGGCGAGGCGAGCGCGACCGTGAAGGAGCGCGAGAAGTTGGAGAGGCGATGGTAGAAGAGTGTGCGTAAGCCTTCGTCGGCCAGCGCCCGAGCATAGGCTTCCGCATCGTAGGCGTTCGCAACGGCCTTGAAGAGGTCGAGCAGTGCGGCATGCGCGCCCGGCACCTTTCCGGCCTCCTCGTTGATCGCTACCACGCTGCGGGCGATGTCCGCCGCCTCGAATCCTTGAAGGGCATCGTAGGAGGCGAGCGCCTCATCAAGGTTCTTGAGCACGCCGTTGTAGTCGATGACGTGCCCGAACGGCTTGTCGGGGGCGCCCTCCTCGTCGAACACTCGGTTCACCCGCGCGATCGCTTGGAGGAGGCCATGCTCCTTCAGGCGGCGTGCGAGGTAGAGAACGGTGTTGCGGGGCGCGTCGAAGCCGGTCAGCAGCTTGTCGACCACGATGAGGATGTCTGGGTCGTCCGGCCCCTTGAACGCCGCGATGACAGCCTTGGTGTAGGCTTCCTCGCTGCCGTAGCGGGTTAGCATCTTGCGCCAGAAGGTTCGAACCAGATCGTCATCCGTCTCGTCAATGTCGTCATCGCTCTCCCGCAGTTCGGGCGCCGAAATGATCACCTCGCTGGTCACTAGGCCGAACGTGTCGAGCAGGGCCTTGAGCTGCACGGCGGCGCGCTTGGAGGGAGCTGCCAGTTGTCCCTTGAGGCCCGTGCTCTTGAAGTTTGTTGCGAAATGCTGGCTGACGTCGAACGCAATCGTCTGCAGGCGCGACTCGATGCCCTCCAGCTCGCGCGCCTGGCTCATCTTGCGCTTCAGGTCGGCGCGTTGTTCGTCCGACAGATCACGCGTGTGGACGGCGAACCAACGGTCGATCTGTGCATCGTCGACGTCGGTCACGACCTCCCGCCCCTCGTATAGGAGCGGCACCACCGCGCCATCCTCCACCGCGTCGCGCATGGCGTAGACCGGCCGGACGAGGTCGCCGAACTTGGCGAAGGTGTTGGCGTCGCGCTTGGCAATCGGCGTGCCCGTGAAGGCGATGGCGCAGGCCATCGGCAGCACCTCGCGCATGCGGGCGTGTAGGCTCTCCAGGTCGCCGTGCTGAGAGCGGTGCCCCTCGTCGACGAGGACGAAGACGTCGGCGGACTGGTCCACGACACGCCGCTTATTGAGCCCCGCCCGGAACTTGTGGATGAGCGTGGTCACGACCGGCTCGCGCATCTCGATCAGGTCGAGCAGGTTCTCCCCCGTCGTGGCGCGTTTCGGCTCCTGGCCCGTCGCCCGGAATGTCTTGGTGATCTGGTCGTCGAGGTCGGCCCGGTCCGTCACGATGACAATCCGGGCCCGCGGATTCGTCTGCGCGATCGCGCGGGCTAGCATCACCATGGTCAGGCTCTTGCCGGACCCCTGGGTATGCCAGACAACACCGCCTTCGCGGGCGCCATTCGGGCGGCGGCGCTCGATCCGCTTCAGTGCGTCCTCGATCACGGCGATCTGCTGGTAGCGCGCGACCTTCTTCACCGGGCCGTCGAAAAGTGAATAGCGGCGCACGAGGCGCATCAGCCGCTCCGGCCGGCATAGGCCGAGGAGGAGTTCGTCGAGGGGCGTGACGAGGCGGCCTTCCTCCATCAGGCCGCGGTGGCGGCCCATCCAGGATGCGAAGTCCTGCGCAATGCGCCGGCCCTCGATCTCGTCGAGTGGGCGGTTGACGAGCTCGGCCACAAAGTCGGGCTGGTCCTCCTTTTCGCGCCATAGGCTCCAGAACTTGCGGGGCGTGCCGACCGTCGCATAGCGCGGATCGTGGGCGTTGGCGGCGATGAGAAGCTGCGCCGGGTAGAACAGGGCCGGCACGCCCTCGCCAACGCGTTGGTTCCGTATCTGCTGCGCCACCCCCTGGTCGGTCCCGACGCCGGACGCCTTCACCTCGATCAGCCCGAGCGGTAGCCCGTTGACGAACAGCACGAGGTCGACCCGGATCGCCGGGCCGCCCGGCTCCTCGACGCGATACTCGGCCGTGACCTGGAAGGTATTGGCTCGCCAATCTTCCCAGTCGATCAAGCGGAACGGCCATTCACGCGAGACGCCCTCGACCGTCTGAGGCAAGGCGAAGCCGAGTAGAAGGTCGTCGGTGAAACGCTCGTTGGCGCGCAGCACCCCCTCGGGAATGCGGTCGCGCAGCCGGGCCACCGCCGCGTCGAGATTGGCCTCGGAGAACAGGTGAGCGCGGCCGCCATACTGGATGCGGTTGATGCGGGCGAGGTCGTCGCGAAGCTGCATCTCCAGGAACGGCAGACTACGCCGCCCGGCCCGCCACGCATCGGCCTCGGATCGGGTGACGTAGCGCCATCCCGCGTTGACCAGGGTGTGCAGCGCCTGAAGTTGCTCGGCGCCGGCCTCCTGCGTTGTGAAGCGGGGCGAGCGGGCGGCGCCAGGCTCGTCGGGTCCTGCCGCGGTGGGACGGGGCGCGGTCGCATTGATACGCTCGGGAATGGATTGAGGCTGATTCCCGTCGGCAGAGGGGCCCCGGTCAACTCGAAGCCCCTTCGTTTTGCCGGGCGCAGCGTTTCGAGGCTGCTTCCCGGTCACGCCGCTTCCTCCCCCAGGCCGAGCCGAAGCGCGGCCGGGTCGAAGCGCTCGTCCAGGCGCCACTCGCCGGTGAGGAGCTTCTGCATCAAAGCGCGCTTCTGAGTGCGGAGCTTTGTCAGAGCCGCCTCGTGGCTTTCTAATTCCGCGTCGAGTCTGGAAAGAAGCGCGCCGGCTGCGCGTCGAGCATTCTCGCCAAGGACGAAAATCGGGAAATCCTCGATGAACTCGGCCGGTATGCGCCGCTGTCCGGCGCTGCCGGTCATCTGACGCTCGCCCGCAGTCCGGAAACTGCCCGTCAGTGTGATCTGGTGAAGGTACGCCGCGTCGGCGGGGTCGAACGGTCGGACAACGTGAAACTCGGTGCTGCCGAAGCCCACACCGTTGGCGAGGCCGTGGGCCAACGCGCCCTTGCCGTTCTCGAAGCAGGGCGTGATCTTAGCGACGAGGATATCGCCGTCCACGAAGGCGGTGTAACCGGCTCCGATATCCCCACGGCGACGCTCGTGTGTGCGGGCTAGTTTGCCGTGCTCGGACACATCGTCCATCCCAACGAAGGACACGTGGGATTCGGGCGCTATAGCTGGGCCGCGCGGGTTCACCACCGCGAGATCGCTGATGAACCCACGTTTTGCGGTAGTATCGAACAACAGGTGCCCGATCACGCCCGTCTTCCGGCGCCGCTTCGCGTTAATTAGACGTTCGACGTTCGCGATGGCGTGACCCCATGTGTCCAGCACAGTGACAATGCGCCGTTGCTCCGCGATAGATGGCAGGTCAAATTGCCACTTGAACCAATCGCCGAGACGGAAAACGAGCTTCTCGACATGGACTCCAATGCTGGAGTGGAAGCACGTTTGCTGAAAGTAAGTCGAATGGGAGAGATAGCCGAGATATTTTTGGTCGAGCAAATGGGATGCATGGAGAACTGTATATTCATTCGATACTATGGCACCCTTGAGAGTTGCTGGGACCAGACCGCAAGCGCCATGAGAAATCTGACGATTCGAAATAACAAAATCGCCTGCATCGACGAAAAACTGCGTTTTTGTGAGGATCTGCGACCCAAGAAGCCGCTCGCGAGCAACGATGCCCCCACGACCTCGCTTCGCTGTGACAAGCTGGTAGATGGTTGAGTCGACAAGCTTTGCCGGCCGTTCGACGACACGGAGCAGTTCCCCCAGGGGAACTCGATGCCAACCTTCAGGCTTCGGCCCAAGCTTTGGAATACCCGCCTGGATGCTCGGCGGATATGCACTCCCTGTCCTCTGGTCGTGATCTTGTGACTCACTCACGCTCCGGCCCTCTCTGTCGTCGCGAGTTGGCTCGCGCGCCACGCCGCGTAGGATCGGCGGTCGCTCTCGACCAGCCAGCTAAGCGGTCCGTTGTCGGACCGACCGGCGATCACGCATGAGGCGCCGGATGGGCTGTTAAAACTCGCGTCCGCGGTGAAACGATAGAGATCCGGATCGCTATCCTCCGCGAGCGTGCCAGCCTCGGACAATGCCCGGCGCTGGTCTTGGACGCGTTTTGGAATGCCGGGTGTTTCCCGCCGGAGCGCCGTGGAGCCAGCAAGCACGACGAACTCGCCGCCGCGCTCCACCGCTCGAGCTTTCGCTCTCTTAAACTCGGCCACGAAGGTTGGCGCTGCGGGAGCATAGCTCGATCCGGCCGCGCCGATCCCCTCAGCCGCGGCCGCGGCAGGGGCGCCGGCCTCGTGTCCGGCTGGCCGCAGCACGTCGAAACCTAAGACCGGCAGCAGTACCTCGATCTCATCGAGCACCCGTTCCATGTCGGCGATCTCAGGTTCCGGCAGGCCGCGGAACTCGGGCTCTGTGCCGTTGACAAGCTTCGCCCGCCCCGCACTCCTGATCGCCGCAATTAGGCGGCTCTCCAAGTAGCGACCATGCGCCTTGGTAAGGTTCTCGTCCTTGGAGACTACGATGCATGCGCGGGTGAAGAAGTCTTTGCTGTCGTCCGCGTCGTGGACCGCGAGGCGCGCCCGCACCTGGTCACTCTCGCCCACATAGACGAGTTGGCGCCCGGGCAAGTCAGGGTCTAGGCCGACGAGGAGATATACACCCGTGCGGCCTGCCTCCTCGCGCTTGACGAGATCGGGCAACGCGGTCCGCGAGGCAACGGCGGCTCGCACCGACGAGATTCCGAGCTCGGCAGTGATCACCCCCGAGGGCGAGCCGTCCACGAGATAAAGCTTGAGCGTCCGGCCGCGGCGAGCCGAAGGGCGAGGGGTCACGAGGGTTGGCTCCGGGGCGTGAGACGACGAGGGCTGGCCTTGTATGAGTTCAAAGGGGGCAACGATCGGCATGAAGGGGGCAACGAAGCCGCACTCGTTACCCCCTTTTTGGCTCTAATTGCCTGCATTCGGCCGACTCTGCGGCCGCTGAGGCCACCTCGACCCGGCGCCAGCGGGCACCGCGACCAGTGCCCGCGACAGCCAGCCGGCTCGCATCTCGCTCGGCCCGGAGCACGCGGCGCACCATGTCGAAGCCAACACTCGGGCAGCGCCCATGCAGCTCCGAAATAGTAAAGGGCCCTCGCATGAATTGGATTGCCTGCAGCACGAGCGCAGTCTTCATGCCGCGGCCTTCGCGCATCTCGCCTACACCGAGCGCGAATTCTTCATAGGCGGCCTTCACAACGCCCAGGAAGTACGCGACCCAGGGCATCGGATCGTGCTGATCCTCGTGCCAGCCCTGTGAGGCCCGATACAGCGTGTCGTAGTAGCTCTCGCGCGTCTCCTCGATCAGCCGCTCAAGGGACACGTAGCGGGCTACCTCGTACTCCTCCCGATAGAGAAGCAACACGGTCAGCAACCGTGCCATCCGGCCGTTCCCGTCCGGGAACGGGTGGACGCAAAGAAAGTCGAGCACATACAGGGCGAGCAGGAGCAGCGCGTCGACCTCGCTCTCGGCTGCCGAAAGGTAGCCTTGATGAAGCCGCGCTATGGCGTCAGGCGTCTCCCAAGCCGGCGTCGGCTGGAAGCGCACGAAGATTGAGCCGTCCGGCCGGCGTTCGGTAATCTGGTTCTCCGATCGCTTCCAGGAGCCGCCGGTACCGGGCGAGAAACGGAACAGATCGCGGTGTAGCTGGAGCAGGAGGTTCGGCGTGAGTTCCATGCCCTCATGATCGTTGTGGATCGTGCTCAGGACATTGCGGTAGCCGGCGATCTCGCCTTCGGAGCGGTTCGTCGGCGACGGGTCGGCGTTCTGACGGACGATACGCTCCAGAGCCGTGCGCGGGATCGTTACGCCTTCTAGACGGTTCGAGGACTCGGTGCTCTCGATGATCGCGACCTGACGCAGGTTCTCCAGCGCATCGGGCGCTCGCTCCCGGAACAGGTCCTGCTTGCCCTTGCCCTCGCCGATGGCGCGGACAACCGACACCACGTCGTGGCTGAGCGAGAGCCGGTCTAGGAACGCGGGATCGAACGAGGGCATCGCAGCGGTCTCCGCCTCAAACCTTGATGCCGAGTTCGG from Methylobacterium sp. AMS5 carries:
- a CDS encoding ATP-dependent RecD-like DNA helicase, with the protein product MADHDLVLKKQHPYKSSSPESHGHFGETTLRLEAFSAACIPFGWMLKSNVEGDDKSGEVGKAAALRLGYEPEREPELSFETGWVQDKANQLIMLDTFFGALKPEASLCFFYAKKTPLSESSSRVIIGAARVKGVGQYTEYAYDAPGDLKGVLWERCVRHSLRPGGTDGFLMPYYDVLAAANVDAGIPVEECVAFAPDDQFEAFSYGSEHLGHDGAIASLLACASALRASARVIETDTSSALAWIDREVARLWTARGIHPGLGSALKAFGLEHGALLAHEIASVGSREGEVFNAFSFIDGFVAAPKSFPQAEAFGFGSAYREKWRGLAEPRRQLLDLIARCSLTADQAIRAYQPSQRSYSEETTDAEILANPYLLFERDEAAADRTAFATIDRGIFPADAVRAKAPLPAATGMSDGIDRRRVRGLVTELLERAVQLEGHTLLPRSWIVRRAFDTPLEPRCAVDEDVLHMAAAHLAGTLEEVKTSGDEPALKLRRYGLARTTITNAVRKRVSGKRHALAHDWRALVDAALPEMENGPDTETEELARQEKTAALEQLASGRFSVLIGPAGSGKTTLLKVICDLPEIAAGRVLLLAPTGKARVRLEEATERLGEGMTLAQFLQRHERYDGLSGRYFRNPEAPREKGYRSVIVDECSMLTEDQLSALIDAIEGVERLILVGDPRQLPPIGAGRPFVDICRHLWPEDAKPKFPRVAPGYAELTIIGRQRGHDRGDVLLARQFSGEPLDAGADEVWDTLQRGMLSHVRTARWSLPSDLEPVLAKELVRGLKLADESDQIGFERSVGGSEWEGHILFWARRAGEAECGAAASSHNWQILSPIRAGLSGVDAINLAVQHRFRSKVRERAQTKYAKIPKPAGPQGVLWGDKVINLRNNGRRRTYPRQERSYLANGDIGVVVGGYRTARMKFRPRDLEVEFASQPGVKFTYYAGEFSGEEGSPDLELAYALTVHKTQGSQFGQSYLVLPRNCRPLSRELLYTAITRHQEELVILHEDELGTLRRYADPSASEIARRMTDLFTNPGPVEVKTSSGPRFLDRHLLHRTSRGEFVRSKSELAIAEKLNGMGIAYVYEQPLLLDGKTRWPDFTIADGESGVTYYWEHLGMLSDPQYTARWQAKRAAYLAAGIRPIEENAGGDVLIETREIAGTGLDMGEVERLAKLMTP
- a CDS encoding GIY-YIG nuclease family protein, whose product is MTPRPSARRGRTLKLYLVDGSPSGVITAELGISSVRAAVASRTALPDLVKREEAGRTGVYLLVGLDPDLPGRQLVYVGESDQVRARLAVHDADDSKDFFTRACIVVSKDENLTKAHGRYLESRLIAAIRSAGRAKLVNGTEPEFRGLPEPEIADMERVLDEIEVLLPVLGFDVLRPAGHEAGAPAAAAAEGIGAAGSSYAPAAPTFVAEFKRAKARAVERGGEFVVLAGSTALRRETPGIPKRVQDQRRALSEAGTLAEDSDPDLYRFTADASFNSPSGASCVIAGRSDNGPLSWLVESDRRSYAAWRASQLATTERAGA
- a CDS encoding SprT family zinc-dependent metalloprotease — protein: MTAALSPESLTLDMGGEVIPLVVLRTSRNVLKIEVSPNGGVTVYAPSHATDDQILARVNRKALWIQRQRGAVASRGPVSNPRHFVSGESHLLLGVTYRLAIEAGTEAFARLDGPRLVVTARDPNDAGHVRRVLESFYRLKGREVFPERLTSVMPPFARRGLSRPKLIIRRLQKRWGSFTPQGRIVLNADLIRATPNQIDYVLCHELTHAFYPNHSQKWLELLTTIMPDWKQRKELLEQKLR
- a CDS encoding HsdR family type I site-specific deoxyribonuclease, encoding MTGKQPRNAAPGKTKGLRVDRGPSADGNQPQSIPERINATAPRPTAAGPDEPGAARSPRFTTQEAGAEQLQALHTLVNAGWRYVTRSEADAWRAGRRSLPFLEMQLRDDLARINRIQYGGRAHLFSEANLDAAVARLRDRIPEGVLRANERFTDDLLLGFALPQTVEGVSREWPFRLIDWEDWRANTFQVTAEYRVEEPGGPAIRVDLVLFVNGLPLGLIEVKASGVGTDQGVAQQIRNQRVGEGVPALFYPAQLLIAANAHDPRYATVGTPRKFWSLWREKEDQPDFVAELVNRPLDEIEGRRIAQDFASWMGRHRGLMEEGRLVTPLDELLLGLCRPERLMRLVRRYSLFDGPVKKVARYQQIAVIEDALKRIERRRPNGAREGGVVWHTQGSGKSLTMVMLARAIAQTNPRARIVIVTDRADLDDQITKTFRATGQEPKRATTGENLLDLIEMREPVVTTLIHKFRAGLNKRRVVDQSADVFVLVDEGHRSQHGDLESLHARMREVLPMACAIAFTGTPIAKRDANTFAKFGDLVRPVYAMRDAVEDGAVVPLLYEGREVVTDVDDAQIDRWFAVHTRDLSDEQRADLKRKMSQARELEGIESRLQTIAFDVSQHFATNFKSTGLKGQLAAPSKRAAVQLKALLDTFGLVTSEVIISAPELRESDDDIDETDDDLVRTFWRKMLTRYGSEEAYTKAVIAAFKGPDDPDILIVVDKLLTGFDAPRNTVLYLARRLKEHGLLQAIARVNRVFDEEGAPDKPFGHVIDYNGVLKNLDEALASYDALQGFEAADIARSVVAINEEAGKVPGAHAALLDLFKAVANAYDAEAYARALADEGLRTLFYHRLSNFSRSFTVALASPRFVEETPPEQIRRWKEDLVRFTALKAAVSLRYAERVDWRDYEHRVRQLLDRHVIAREVVEVIQPLNIFDDIAVERRRQEGRESDASIADTIAHQLTRSIEEKWDEDPIFFEKFSNLIRETIRRFHEGRLNERTYLQRVRELRDRVERREDEGDPTPGRLKNEDGHAVVFWGLARRNLSGAGLDDSELAADIALELTRIVSARRKIGWQHDRDIENEIRNDADDFFFGELRDRRGLLLDPGLLDAIVDDVLASARLRLAQ
- a CDS encoding transposase yields the protein MIDHFYLIGLAMRQSIDTMSRIVVKERSDIMVANNLPAYKVAGVQDAIKAAGALLLYISSYSPDSNPLEQVFAKLNVLLRSAAARTIPDLWAAIGRAFTRFAPQE
- a CDS encoding Fic family protein encodes the protein MPSFDPAFLDRLSLSHDVVSVVRAIGEGKGKQDLFRERAPDALENLRQVAIIESTESSNRLEGVTIPRTALERIVRQNADPSPTNRSEGEIAGYRNVLSTIHNDHEGMELTPNLLLQLHRDLFRFSPGTGGSWKRSENQITERRPDGSIFVRFQPTPAWETPDAIARLHQGYLSAAESEVDALLLLALYVLDFLCVHPFPDGNGRMARLLTVLLLYREEYEVARYVSLERLIEETRESYYDTLYRASQGWHEDQHDPMPWVAYFLGVVKAAYEEFALGVGEMREGRGMKTALVLQAIQFMRGPFTISELHGRCPSVGFDMVRRVLRAERDASRLAVAGTGRGARWRRVEVASAAAESAECRQLEPKRG